One window of the Podospora pseudocomata strain CBS 415.72m chromosome 7, whole genome shotgun sequence genome contains the following:
- a CDS encoding hypothetical protein (EggNog:ENOG503NYU5; COG:S), with amino-acid sequence MSVRLGTPETQPLLISVTDEGHHYHTCLPATSDSPADSADEDDAFLGSHNHHNRGNDEPIIIDFDPSGDPENPLEWPTPFKWAIVFILAFMAFTVTMTCISLVPLATEIVADLSPPGSTPSKSSSVLLVTIWELGEAAGPLFIAPLSEMYGRYPVMNVCNIIFILATIMTATSQSVTSLVVARMLTGCVVAGNVLNPAIVGDMFISEQRGSPVSLVYLAPLVGGAVAPLIGSALAEMVGWRKVIWMTAGLASLGEFMFLLCFRETYKVAILRKRAKRWGKGYKTAVDYEEEVKLRVEGEQKGLTGQQGVWKKLGDAVMRPAHVLLGSGVLMAMSLFGAVVFAFYYVMSTTLADILQDVYGLSPMAVGSCYASFTIGSTVSVLLCNHCLDRIYIRMRHTHKGVGKPEFRLPLTIIGAFALPVAVAAYGWIPEWKLPLLLLLFSVSLLGSCLMLAMIPLMTYIVDAFGIYSASALTGVMVTRCLCGTFLPLTTAPLMERFGYGWAFSILAGGTLMLAPIPILMMRYGSKWRQRSKYSREQ; translated from the exons ATGAGCGTACGCCTCGGAACCCCGGAAACTCAACCTCTACTCATCAGTGTGACGGACGAAGGTCACCATTATCACACCTGTCTACCTGCTACGTCGGACTCACCTGCCGATTCCGCCGACGAAGATGACGCCTTCCTCGGGTCTCATAACCATCACAACAGGGGCAACGATGAGCCGATAATCATCGATTTTGATCCCTCTGGAGATCCAGAAAACCCGCTGGAATGGCCGACACCGTTCAAATGGGCTATTGTGTTCATCCTGGCCTTTATGGCTTTTACTGT TACAATGACTTGCATTTCACTCGTCCCTCTGGCGACCGAGATTGTGGCGGACCTTTCGCCGCCAGGAAGCACGCCCAGCAAATCATCTTCTGTCCTTCTCGTGACGATCTGGGAGCTGGGCGAAGCCGCTGGCCCGCTGTTCATCGCACCGCTCTCGGAAATGTACGGCCGGTACCCGGTCATGAACGTCTGCAACATCATTTTCATCCTGGCCACCATCATGACGGCCACCTCGCAGTCTGTCACGAGCTTGGTTGTTGCGCGGATGCTGACGGGGTGTGTGGTTGCTGGCAACGTGCTTAACCCGGCCATTGTGGGCGACATGTTCATTTCTGAGCAGAGAGGAAGTCCCGTGTCGTTGGTTTATCTGGCGCCGCTTGTCGGCGGAGCAGTAGCCCCGTTGATTGGCAGTGCGCTTGCTGAGATGGTCgggtggaggaaggtgatTTGGATGACAGCTGGACTGGCGTCGCTGGGGGAATTCATGTTCCTGTTGTGCTTCAGGGAGACATACAAGGTGGCCATTTTGAGGAAACGGGCAAAGAGATGGGGCAAGGGGTACAAGACAGCGGTGGATTACGAAGAGGAAGTTAAGCTCAGGGTCGAAGGAGAACAGAAAGGACTCACTGGCCAACAGGGGGTGTGGAAGAAGCTAGGTGATGCGGTCATGAGGCCGGCCCATGTTCTTCTTGGGAGCGGTGTACTGATGGCCATGAGCTTGTTTGGAGCGGTGGTTTTTGCGTTTTATTATGTGATGAGCACCACGCTGGCGGATATTTTGCAGGATGTTTATGGGTTGTCACCGATGGCGGTTGGGAGCTGCTATGCCAGTTTCA CAATTGGATCTACAGTCAGTGTCCTGCTATGCAATCACTGCCTTGACAGAATTTACATCCGCATGCGACACACCCACAAGGGAGTTGGCAAGCCGGAGTTCCGCCTTCCATTGACCATCATTGGAGCTTTTGCTCTCCCCGTCGCGGTGGCAGCTTATGGCTGGATCCCCGAGTGGAagctccctcttctcttgtTGCTCTTTTCAGTCAGCTTGCTCGGCAGTTGCCTCATGCTGGCCATGATCCCCCTCATGACATACATTGTCGACGCTTTTGGCATATACTCGGCCTCGGCGCTGACTGGAGTCATGGTGACGAGGTGTCTCTGTGGCACCTTCCTTCCTCTTACGACGGCTCCGTTGATGGAGAGGTTTGGGTACGGGTGGGCTTTCAGCATCCTGGCGGGTGGCACTCTAATGCTGGCGCCCATCCCGATTCTGATGATGAGATATGGTTCAAAGTGGCGGCAGCGCTCAAAGTACAGCCG